The Branchiostoma lanceolatum isolate klBraLanc5 chromosome 1, klBraLanc5.hap2, whole genome shotgun sequence genomic sequence AGAAATCGAAGACAGCAAAATCGATGAGGAGCCCAACATAAAGGTCATCCTGGGACACAAGTTTAAGAAGAGGCAGGGGAAGAGTGTGAAGTACAGCTGTGAACAGTGCAATAACCTGATCTGGGGCATGCTGCAGTCGTGGTACGGGTGTAAGGGGTGCGGGTGCCACTGCCACGGCAAGTGTATGAACCAGCTGACCAGGGTGTGTGCAGGCACCAAGCTGGGTACATCACAGCTCATCCTGCAGATCTGTCCTGAGGTCGGCATCTCCAGGCAGAAGTACAGGTGGGTTAGCTTCGTTATTTATTGCTGTTGTAGCTGAGTTATTGCTGTTGCTGTTGGTACATGCAACATTTCAGGTATCCGATTATCATTGTTAACTATCTAAATTTGAAACTAACTTTCCAATAGCCTGGTCTCTTATGCTGTGGACCTGGCATTCAATTTCCTAATGGAAATAGATATTAATGTAATTAAATCTGAGCAATAGACAAGTCCAATAACAAAGTCTGACAAATTGATATATCGATCAGTGCAAACTGAAGTAAGTACAGATTCTGAACTTCAAACCACTGAGCATTGTACAATGGCTTTGCTGCATAAATAGAGTAAAACGTTATAGTCTAGTGCCAGTAGCTAGTGGCGCACAGATTCATTCAAAGAATTGTAATACAATAGCTAAACAACTTCATTGCTTCTCTTCCAGATGTGGCGACTGCAGAGCCCAGTTGTTCCCTGACAGCGAGATGCGACAGTGCGACTACACGGGCCAGTACTACTGCACGTCCTGTCACTGGAATGACACGGCCGTCATCCCCGCCCGCGTCCTGCACAACTGGGACTTCCAGCCTTGCAAGGTGGGAGAACCATCCGAGAATCAACATAAATGTGATGGGTCCAtctgtatatacattttgtatgtcagGGACACTTGGACTAGTATTAGTCTTAAAGTATGGTAAAAGTGCTCTGAATAAAAGTTGAACTGATTTCCAACACTAAAGATTGGAAAGGTTGTaaggccctgatgtagatggcttcttttattCCTCATGAAAAAAAGTCAGGTTGATCAATCGAAAATGTTGGTTTCTTGTTTCTCTATGCTAAGGTTAGATACGTACTTTTTTTGTTCGTCTTCAAGCTTGTTTCTCATTTTATGCATTACGCCAGGTTGCGCGTCAGTCAAAGCAGTACCTCCAGCTGGTGTACTACAAGCCGCTGCTGAACCCGCAGGAGTCCAACCCCCAGCTGTTCAGCCGTGTGGAGGAGCTGGACCACGTCAGGAAGCTGCGCAGGGAGGTCCTCATCATGAAGAACTACTTCGTCTCCTGTCGGGTCGCGCTCGAGGCCAAACTCCTCCTCAAGCTCAAGACCAGGCAGCACTTTGTGGAGTCCTCCGACATGTACTCTTTGCATGACTTGTGTGAGACCGAGAGCGGGAATCTTCTGGATGAATTGACGGACATCCACGTGGGCTATGCACATCACATCAAGTTTGACTGCGCGACCTGTCAGGGCAAGGGGTTCATTTGCGAGCTGTGCGAGGACTCGGATGTGCTGTTCCCGTTCGATGTCAGCGTGCACATGTGCGAGAAGTGTTCTACGGTGTACCACAGGGACTGCTTCCCTGCGGAGAAGGACTCGTGTCCAAAGTGTCGACGGATTTCACAAAGAACTGTTTGAAAATTTTTACTGATAGCATGCAATTATGTGATGACCTGTGTAATATGTAAATTCATGAGGAAAATGGAATTGGCTTATCAATGCCACTATGCCAgttttttagatattttgccatcttctttttcttttaatttcaatGTTTAATTTCAATGTTGTCCCATTTCAGCCTTTCATTTCCATGCAAATACCTCTGCatttaagaaacaaacaagcaaataaacaaatgctGAATGAAATGCAAACCCCTCAGTGGAAATGAGGAACATGTTGCACATTAAGAATTGAGGACTTGGTACCAGatatgtaatctccaagtagatctttATGGGGGCAAGATCGCATCAGCCAGCTAGAATCTCCAGTTAGCCCCCAATTTTTCCCCCAAagagatttgcttggagatgacCACATATGGTGTAATCTAGCTTACCATCCTGGTTGTATACCAGAAGTGTCGCTGAGACAGACCTGTTGCACTATAAACATGTTTATCATGTGTTATTACATGGAAAAGAAGTTAAGTACAGCGGGAGTTTGTTTTATATACCTATGGAAATAATTATTGATGTAAAATGTGGAACGAAACttacattacttttgatttgcTTTGATTTTAGAGAAGAAATTTTATAATCGTGAAAGATATAATGCACATGCTGGCCCAGTGTGTTGAATTTTTATAGTAAGTGCTCACAATGTTTGCCAAGAGGAAGGCCAGAAATAAAAATTGAATTCTTTATATATTGTATGGAAGACTGACTGaagaaaacctttgttgtgttaaaTGATTGTACAACTCTGAATAAATTTTTATGAGATCTCAAGAATGAATGTTTGCCTAGTACCTAAAACTGGTCAGAGGTGATAACAATTTGATCGTTAGGTCTACAAAAACTGTTGTAGAAAAGCAAAACGTAAACATCAATAGCTTGCACTATTGCTATTGTGAAGTGTATACCTTTACTGtattatccaagcagaggttttggttaAGAGGACAaggagtggccgcgattttaaacatttttccCTCCCATCACCTCTGTGACAGAACTAAACGCTTCAAGGAGAAACGTTTAAAATCATGGCCCACTCCTAGCCCTCTCAACCGAaatttctgcttggagaatacctttACGGTGCCTCATGAGTATGTTGTAAGAGGAAAACCATTCTTACCATTGCAATTGCCTTATACATTATTATCTAAGTGACTACACAGGGAAATCTTGGTAgaaatgtgttttgtttgtacAAATCTGCAATTTCAGTacgttttgttttgatattgttgaTACAGATTCCAGATGAGCTGAAACGCTGTAAAAACCATGATCTGTAAGGCCtcagaaaattaatgttgtgtttttacAATTTCAGCCCTGAAAGATTGTGGATAGGTAGGATTCAGCCTAAGTGATCCAACGAATACAGATTAACAATTTAAAAGTGGAATGCATCAGAACACTGGTGTTTtgaacatcatattgtaatcataaagatatacattgtacaaccaCAAGTATATTGGCAAGCTGAACAAAAAAATACCAAGTTAACTCCACATTCTTTAATCGACTATTCAAAGCCTTAATAACCTTTGCCTTAATCTGCAAGAAAATTTATTTGCAAGACCTTTTGCAATTCTataactcagatgtcagatcgaaactTTATGTCACATGCCAGCGGTcaacccaaaaaaggctagggtttgCAGGTCTCTGCGAGGGTCAGTCAGGTGGGCCGGAAACACTTTATCCTGGGCTTAATATGATGCAACATATATTTGGTTGACGGTACTCTTTCGTGACAGCTTATGTAAAAGATGAATGTAGCTATTGACTTGTAATGAAAAATGGCCTTGCCACATGTACGCTGAGTTTATCAATGGACTTCCATAATGAAAAGATGCAATGAAAGAAACGGTCTTCCTATGTTTGTTGTATTGATTTCTGCTGTCCTTTCAATAAGGTCATTCTCTTGTATTGGTAACCCATCTGTTTCCTCTCTGTGAAAGAAAGGACATGTTGACTTCCATGATTTATTTTACCATATTTATTTTGATATACAATGAATGATTCTTTTTGTTCCCCCAAGAAAGCAATTTTAATGCAATATTTTAGAGTACCGGTAGTCATTTTAGGGAAGGAAagaatagaatatatttagCAAATACGATTTATACACATTGTGTTCCTGATTTTCCTGAACATCTACA encodes the following:
- the LOC136438864 gene encoding differentially expressed in FDCP 8 homolog B-like isoform X2: MLKIDLAIETEAAVITFSMGQQDGESSDEENPTFASSPVLQSISPSSKALGDICEENGISSSQEMSGTIENGADRREEDPDSVTHESSPNPFMSEVSEQQKPARHSDMLVVRPKERRVVAGSPVDSGISDGVLSMDAAQVEGSGRFNPFDRDIVIDEDRFANTPPENSPVAKEFRANSGSSGSHGLTSKSDRTSSKSSDDSESWPESCTTHDTDIDEELANAALGLTEDHFSRPDGYFGMSRVEELEQAIENCKDLILEEPPHSDRRRSLIRKITQLRLNLVEIEDSKIDEEPNIKVILGHKFKKRQGKSVKYSCEQCNNLIWGMLQSWYGCKGCGCHCHGKCMNQLTRVCAGTKLGTSQLILQICPEVGISRQKYRCGDCRAQLFPDSEMRQCDYTGQYYCTSCHWNDTAVIPARVLHNWDFQPCKVARQSKQYLQLVYYKPLLNPQESNPQLFSRVEELDHVRKLRREVLIMKNYFVSCRVALEAKLLLKLKTRQHFVESSDMYSLHDLCETESGNLLDELTDIHVGYAHHIKFDCATCQGKGFICELCEDSDVLFPFDVSVHMCEKCSTVYHRDCFPAEKDSCPKCRRISQRTV